A section of the Agrococcus sp. SGAir0287 genome encodes:
- a CDS encoding helix-turn-helix domain-containing protein, with amino-acid sequence MGALEQVGPRLRAARQARGWTLDELAGRARMSPSTLSRLESGKRQASLELLLPLTTELGIRVDDLLVREQPDPRVRRPVVHRDGMVVAPLSRERSKVQALKVTFLPEHERGEPRVHEGYEWLYVLSGRLRLVLGDRELVLTRGEAAEFDTSVPHSLSAVGSRPVEVLSIFDETGARMQTHTAAPVG; translated from the coding sequence ATGGGCGCTCTGGAGCAGGTCGGTCCGCGACTGCGCGCCGCTCGGCAGGCGCGCGGGTGGACGCTCGACGAGCTCGCCGGGCGAGCCCGCATGTCCCCGAGCACGCTCTCGCGGCTCGAGTCCGGCAAGCGGCAGGCATCCCTCGAGCTGCTGCTGCCGCTCACGACGGAGCTCGGCATCCGCGTCGACGACCTGCTCGTGCGCGAGCAGCCGGACCCGCGCGTGCGAAGGCCCGTCGTGCACCGCGACGGGATGGTCGTCGCACCGCTGTCGCGGGAGCGATCGAAGGTGCAGGCTCTCAAGGTCACGTTCCTGCCCGAGCACGAGCGCGGCGAGCCCCGCGTGCACGAGGGCTACGAGTGGTTGTACGTGCTCTCGGGCAGGCTGCGGCTCGTGCTCGGCGACCGCGAGCTCGTGCTGACGCGCGGCGAGGCCGCCGAGTTCGACACGTCGGTGCCGCACTCCCTCTCGGCCGTCGGCTCGCGGCCCGTCGAGGTGCTGAGCATCTTCGACGAGACCGGAGCGCGCATGCA